GTCAGCGGGCGGTGCGGTCGGCCGGGGTGATCGGGCGGTCAGCGGGGCGCGGTGAGGAACGGCAGGACCGCGGCCTCGAACGCGGCCGGCGCGGTGCTGTGCACGCGGTGGCCGGCCGGGATCGTGACCAGCCGGCCGTCCGGCAGCGCCCGCACCAGCCCGTCGAGGCTCTCGGCGGCGACGTGGCTGCGCGGGCCGCCGCCGATCACCAGCGTGGGCGCGACGATCGACGGGAGCCGGGCCCACCAGGCCGGGTCCGGCTCGCGCAACTGCCGGACCGCCCGGGTGAGCGCCCGCCGGTCGAAACCGCCGCGGCGCACCGCCGTGCCCAGCATCGGCAGCAACAGCGTCCACCCGGGCAGACTCCGCACACCCGGTGTCCTGGACGGCACCGGCGGATCCTCCAGCACCAGCCGCGTCACCCGTCCCGGTGCGCCCTGCGCGACCAGCGACGCGGTGTGCGCGCCGAGCGAGTGTCCGACCAGGGACACCGTGCCGAGTCCCAGCGCGTCCATCGTGGCGAGCACGTCGTCGCGGAACCCGGTCAGCGGATAGTCCCGGGTGCGGCTGCTGCCGCCGTGGCCGCGCAGGTCGAGCGCGACCGGGCGGGTCCCGGCCGCGGCCAGCGCGACGGTGACCGAGTCCCAGCTCGCCGCGCCC
This genomic window from Catenuloplanes niger contains:
- a CDS encoding alpha/beta fold hydrolase, with protein sequence MIIGTGSVKVGGGVTIAYRTAGDAGAPPVVLLHGGGSRGAASWDSVTVALAAAGTRPVALDLRGHGGSSRTRDYPLTGFRDDVLATMDALGLGTVSLVGHSLGAHTASLVAQGAPGRVTRLVLEDPPVPSRTPGVRSLPGWTLLLPMLGTAVRRGGFDRRALTRAVRQLREPDPAWWARLPSIVAPTLVIGGGPRSHVAAESLDGLVRALPDGRLVTIPAGHRVHSTAPAAFEAAVLPFLTAPR